A part of Brassica rapa cultivar Chiifu-401-42 chromosome A05, CAAS_Brap_v3.01, whole genome shotgun sequence genomic DNA contains:
- the LOC103870369 gene encoding PHD finger protein ALFIN-LIKE 2, whose product MAAVSSNPRTVEEIFKDYTSRRSALLRALTKDVDDFYSQCDPEKENLCLYGHPNESWEVNLPAEEVPPELPEPALGINFARDGMQRKDWLSLVAVHSDCWLLSVSFYFGARLNRNERKRLFSLINDLPTLFDVVTGRKPIKDNKPSSDSGSKSRNGTKRSIEGQPKSTTPKPMEGSYEDEDEDEEEDEHGDTLCGICGGNYTQDEFWICCDVCERWYHGKCVKITPAKADSIKQYKCPPCCAKKGRQ is encoded by the exons ATGGCAGCCGTTTCCTCTAACCCTCGCACCGTCGAAGAGATCTTCAAAGATTACACCTCTCGTCGCTCCGCTCTTCTCCGTGCTCTAACTAAAG ATGTTGATGATTTCTACTCTCAATGCGATCCGG AAAAGGAGAATCTTTGTTTGTACGGACACCCGAACGAGTCGTGGGAAGTGAATCTACCGGCGGAGGAAGTTCCACCGGAGCTTCCTGAGCCAGCGCTTGGGATCAACTTCGCTAGAGATGGTATGCAGAGGAAAGACTGGCTCTCTCTTGTTGCTGTTCACAGTGATTGTTGGTTGCTCTCTGTTTCTTTCTACTTTGGTGCTCGCCTTAATCGCAACGAGAG GAAGCGGTTATTCAGTTTGATCAACGATCTCCCAACTCTCTTCGATGTAGTGACTGGTAGGAAACCCATCAAAGacaacaaaccaagctcggatTCCGGAAGTAAATCCAGAAACGGCACTAAG AGATCAATAGAAGGGCAGCCAAAGAGCACAACACCAAAACCGATGGAAGGGAGCTAcgaggatgaagatgaagacgaagaagaagacgagcATGGAGACACTCTCTGTGGAATCTGTGGAGGCAATTACACACAAGATGAGTTCTGGATTTGCTGTGATGTTTGTGAGCGTTGGTATCACGGAAAATGCGTGAAGATCACTCCTGCCAAAGCAGATAGCATCAAGCAGTATAAATGCCCTCCTTGCTGTGCAAAGAAAGGAAGACAGTGA